Proteins encoded in a region of the Vitis riparia cultivar Riparia Gloire de Montpellier isolate 1030 chromosome 7, EGFV_Vit.rip_1.0, whole genome shotgun sequence genome:
- the LOC117917911 gene encoding TPR repeat-containing thioredoxin TTL1 — translation MTEMVDTSPNKSSGCGLLNAVFGRRTFWLRRATSTGSLPSMNSINISRVSGTTSSKRRRGSSSDETSFLNQSNSSEAASGLGDKPIIRPSPSHTKTPPIYNQNQGRRSDEAIMQPSLRSGAMKMSQREAYVNQGRRVPREAIGISGELEAMIADHQSSKGNSSLVRASSSNVMLFSNLGNLRQPGTGNFTSNNVQDYLPKAAREETSMPNGKYSSSQMGNVVKKPNGEKEPPSSLCRALSTRMDPETLKIMGNEDYKNGRFAEALALYDAAISIDPNKASYRSNKSAALTALGRLLEAVFECREALRIEPYYHRAHQRLGNLYLRLGEAEKAIYHFKHAGPESDPEDMAKAHSLQAHLSKCTEARRLRDWNTLVKEAGYTISAGADSAPQIYTLQAEALLKLHRHQEADAVLAASPYFSVDDCTKFFGPYGNANLLMIRAQVDLAAGRLDDAFEAAQKAARLDSNNKEVGIVVRRTRGVIAARAKGNDLFKASRFSEACTAYGEGLDHDPFNSVLLCNRATCRSKLGQFEKAVEDCTAALSVRPSYSKARLRRADCNAKLGRWEASIQDYEVLMRETPEDEEVGKAMFEAQVQLKKQRGEDVRDMKYTSGSKVVHISSHERFKDFATSPGVSVALFCSGEGNKQVIQFMEQLCKRYPSVNFLKVEVEEHPNIARSEGVNSLPAFKIYKNGSRVKEISGDNLDLLESTVKSYNT, via the exons ATGACGGAAATGGTAGACACGTCGCCAAATAAGAGTTCGGGCTGTGGCTTGCTGAATGCAGTTTTTGGACGGCGAACTTTCTGGTTGAGAAGAGCAACCTCTACAGGCTCACTGCCCTCGATGAACAGCATTAATATCAGCAGGGTCTCGGGCACTACCAGTTCAAAGAGGCGACGAGGCAGCAGCTCCGATGAAACCTCCTTTCTCAACCAATCTAATTCGTCAGAAGCGGCATCAGGACTAGGTGATAAACCCATCATCAGACCTTCCCCAAGTCATACCAAGACCCCGCCAatatataatcaaaatcaaGGAAGAAGAAGTGATGAAGCAATCATGCAACCATCGTTGCGCTCAGGTGCAATGAAAATGTCACAGAGGGAGGCTTACGTTAACCAGGGAAGAAGGGTACCAAGGGAAGCAATTGGCATATCGGGGGAGCTGGAAGCCATGATCGCTGATCACCAGAGTTCAAAGGGAAACAGCTCATTGGTTCGAGCTTCCTCCAGCAATGTCATGCTGTTTAGCAATTTAGGTAACTTGAGGCAACCCGGTACAGGCAATTTCACTTCAAATAATGTGCAGGATTATCTTCCAAAAGCTGCAAGAGAAGAGACTTCCATGCCTAATGGGAAATACTCGAGTAGCCAAATGGGGAATGTAGTGAAGAAACCCAATGGAGAGAAAGAACCTCCCTCATCCCTCTGCCGAGCTCTCTCAACTAGAATGGATCCTGAGACATTAAAGATTATGGGTAATGAAGATTACAAGAATGGAAGATTTGCAGAAGCCTTGGCCTTATATGATGCAGCAATCTCTATTGACCCAAACAAGGCTTCATACAGAAGCAACAAGAGTGCAGCATTGACTGCCCTTGGTAGGCTCCTGGAAGCAGTTTTCGAGTGCAGAGAAGCCCTTAGGATCGAACCTTATTATCATAGAGCACATCAACGATTGGGAAACCTCTATCTCAG ATTAGGAGAAGCAGAAAAAGCCATATATCACTTCAAACATGCAGGACCGGAATCTGATCCTGAGGACATGGCCAAGGCTCATTCTCTTCAGGCCCATCTCAGCAAGTGCACCGAGGCTAGGAGGCTAAGAGATTGGAACACTCTAGTCAAAGAAGCAGGCTACACCATATCTGCAGGGGCAGATTCAGCACCACAG ATATATACTTTGCAAGCGGAGGCCTTGTTGAAGCTCCACAGGCACCAAGAAGCGGATGCTGTATTGGCAGCATCTCCCTATTTCAGTGTGGACGACTGCACTAAATTCTTTGGCCCCTACGGTAATGCTAATCTATTAATGATAAGAGCCCAGGTGGATTTGGCTGCAGGCAG ATTGGACGATGCTTTTGAAGCAGCTCAAAAAGCAGCTCGCCTTGACTCCAATAATAAAGAGGTGGGCATAGTGGTTAGGAGGACTAGAGGGGTGATCGCAGCTCGAGCAAAGGGAAACGATCTCTTCAAAGCATCTAGATTCTCCGAGGCATGTACTGCATATGGAGAGGGTCTGGATCATGATCCCTTTAACTCAGTGTTGTTATGTAACCGAGCCACATGTCGGTCCAAGCTTGGTCAATTCGAGAAAGCAGTGGAGGACTGCACAGCGGCTCTCAGTGTTCGCCCCTCTTACAGCAAAGCCAGGCTAAGAAGAGCTGATTGCAATGCTAAG TTGGGGAGATGGGAAGCTTCAATACAAGATTATGAGGTGTTGATGAGAGAAACCCCAGAAGATGAGGAAGTGGGCAAGGCCATGTTTGAGGCCCAGGTACAGCTCAAGAAACAACGTGGGGAAGATGTGAGGGACATGAAATATACTAGTGGCTCCAAAGTGGTCCACATTTCCAGCCACGAACGTTTCAAAGACTTTGCCACTTCACCTG GTGTCTCTGTGGCCCTTTTTTGTAGTGGGGAGGGGAACAAACAAGTGATACAGTTTATGGAACAACTCTGTAAGAGATACCCATCAGTCAACTTCCTCAAG GTTGAGGTTGAAGAGCACCCTAACATAGCAAGATCTGAAGGCGTCAACTCATTGCCAGCatttaaaatatacaagaaTGGCTCAAGGGTCAAAGAAATTTCAGGAGACAACCTTGATTTGTTAGAGAGCACAGTCAAATCCTATAACAcctga